A single region of the Camelus ferus isolate YT-003-E chromosome 2, BCGSAC_Cfer_1.0, whole genome shotgun sequence genome encodes:
- the LOC102521099 gene encoding alpha-S2-casein — MKFFIFTCLLAVVLAKHEMDQGSSSEESINVSQQKFKQVKKVAIHPSKEDICSTFCEEAVRNIKEVESAEVPTENKISQFYQKWKFLQYLQALHQGQIVMNPWDQGKTRAYPFIPTVNTEQLSISEESTEVPTEESTEVFTKKTELTEEEKDHQKFLNKIYQYYQTFLWPEYLKTVYQYQKTMTPWNHIKRYF; from the exons GAGATGGATCAGGGCTCCTCCAGTGAG gaaTCTATCAACGTCTCTCAGCAA aaatttaagCAGGTAAAGAAGGTGGCCATTCATCCCAGCAAG gaGGACATCTGCTCCACATTTTGCGAG GAAGCTGTAAGGAACATAAAGGAAGTG GAATCAGCTGAAGTCCCCACAGAG aaCAAAATCAGTCAATTTTATCAGAAGTGGAAATTCCTCCAGTATCTCCAGGCTCTTCATCAAGGTCAGATTGTGATGAACCCATGGGATCAGGGCAAGACAAGGGCCTACCCCTTTATTCCCACTGTG aacacagagcaGCTCTCCATCAGTGAG GAATCAACTGAAGTTCCCACAGAG GAATCAACAGAAGTATTCACTAAG aAAACTGAATtgactgaagaagaaaaggatCACCAAAAATTTCTG aACAAAATCTACCAATATTATCAGACATTCCTCTGGCCAGAGTATCTCAAGACTGTTTATCAATATCAGAAAACTATGACTCCATGGAATCACATCAAG agaTACTTTTAA